In the Onychostoma macrolepis isolate SWU-2019 chromosome 09, ASM1243209v1, whole genome shotgun sequence genome, one interval contains:
- the LOC131547138 gene encoding C-X-C chemokine receptor type 1-like, translating to MEATTADFIYPDWVSPCPDNMQYMNHAVLVLVYVIVFCLSLPGNMVVIFVVSCMENRRTSTDVYLMHLAIADLFFALTLPFWAAYYYAGHWMFGTFMCKLISGLQEATFYCCVFLLACISFDRYLAIVKATQFLTQKRHLVGIVCAVVWLCACLLSLPIIVNREAFVSVYTQEYTCHDNLTAGSMDSWRMSLRILHHTLGFFLPLAVMMFCYGFTMCTLCRSRNSQKQKAMRVILSVVLAFIICWLPNNILELIDTLMRGGQVMETCELRDSIDVALYVTQAMTFAHCAINPILYAFIGKKFRNQLLTSLFKKGLLGRNTMSKYRVGSVHSSGSTRQMSVTL from the coding sequence ATGGAAGCTACTACTGCAGATTTCATATACCCTGATTGGGTGTCTCCCTGCCCAGACAACATGCAGTATATGAACCACGCGGTTTTGGTCTTAGTTTACGTCATAGTTTTCTGTCTGAGCTTGCCGGGCAACATGGTGGTGATCTTCGTGGTGAGCTGCATGGAGAACCGCAGGACGTCTACTGATGTTTACCTGATGCACCTGGCCATCGCCGACCTGTTCTTTGCCTTGACTCTCCCATTCTGGGCTGCTTACTATTACGCCGGCCACTGGATGTTCGGCACATTTATGTGCAAACTGATTTCAGGCTTGCAGGAAGCCACATTTTACTGCTGCGTCTTCCTGCTGGCTTGCATTAGTTTTGATCGCTACCTGGCCATCGTGAAAGCAACCCAATTCCTCACCCAAAAACGCCATCTGGTTGGTATAGTGTGTGCAGTGGTGTGGCTATGTGCCTGTTTGTTGTCCCTGCCCATTATAGTGAATCGTGAGGCCTTTGTGTCTGTATATACGCAGGAGTATACGTGCCATGACAATTTGACCGCAGGAAGCATGGACAGCTGGAGGATGAGTTTGCGGATTCTCCACCACACTTTGGGATTCTTCCTGCCATTAGCCGTCATGATGTTCTGCTACGGTTTCACCATGTGCACGCTTTGCCGCTCGCGCAACAGCCAAAAGCAGAAGGCCATGCGGGTCATCCTGTCTGTCGTGTTGGCTTTTATCATCTGCTGGCTGCCCAATAATATCCTAGAGTTAATAGACACCCTGATGCGAGGCGGCCAGGTGATGGAAACGTGTGAGCTGAGAGACAGCATAGACGTGGCCTTGTACGTCACACAGGCAATGACTTTTGCCCACTGTGCAATAAACCCCATTTTGTATGCCTTCATTGGAAAGAAATTCCGCAACCAGCTCCTGACGTCTCTCTTTAAGAAAGGCCTGTTAGGGAGAAACACAATGTCGAAATATCGAGTGGGATCTGTTCATAGCTCTGGAAGCACAAGGCAAATGTCAGTGACTCTGTAG